The Neurospora crassa OR74A linkage group IV, whole genome shotgun sequence genome has a segment encoding these proteins:
- a CDS encoding pre-rRNA processing protein Esf1 — MPKDNKPKKRDGAPAITDARFANFETDPRFQLPSKKNLKTKLDKRFSKVLKDAEFTAVAKVDRYGRKLKTDTKKKALERLYEDESEDATDNEAKEKASKGKKDEAEDESDFEVEDDDIVQRELEAANSYDPARGGGFSSSDDDSDSDSSDSEDEKPEVEDEADAETRPGIRLRKDKEAVEEGEITNRVAIVNIDWDHIKSIDLFALFSSFVPPGGRIEKVSVYPSEFGKQRMQREELEGPPQEIFKKKSDSDSDSDSEDSDSDEAIKKELLEEGDDQDFDSDALRTYQLDRLRYYYAVMVCSDKNTAYKIYEATDGNEYLSSSNFLDLRFVPDDVTFDDEPRDECDSVPAGYKPVEFVTDALQHSKVKLTWDTNPEDYSRKEALKKAFTGSRNDIAENDLRAYLASDSSDDEEDEEEKEQFEAEGAAAEEAEEEKTLSKKELARRKMRAALGLADEPVVKSKKDTPVGEMQITFTPALSANDKKKGDEDREETTIEKYKRKERERKERKRQEMLARREGRDPNAAPQQEEEQGDQGEDLGFDDPFFTAEPVVPSKTAIRKEERLKKKAEREAEEAANAAEKAQLELLMADENGDSGRLDHFDMKQIAKVEKVKGKKKGKKGKKGVEGNDGLQEEFAMDVEDPRFKAVFESHEFAIDPSNPKFTATQGMKKLLEEGRKKRKDGPSVTEKSEKSAKKVKTDDADIDGLINSVKRKAKAKAKK; from the coding sequence ATGCCCAAAGATAACAAGCCTAAAAAGCGCGATGGCGCTCCTGCGATTACCGATGCTCGCTTTGCCAACTTCGAGACCGACCCGCGATTCCAGCTGCCCTCAAAAAAGAACCTAAAGACCAAGCTCGACAAGCGTTTCTCCAAGGTTCTCAAAGATGCAGAGTTCACCGCCGTCGCAAAGGTCGACAGGTACGGCCGCAAGCTAAAGACCgacaccaagaagaaggctttGGAACGGCTGTACGAGGATGAGAGCGAGGACGCCACAGACAACGAGGCCAAAGAGAAGGCCagcaagggaaagaaggacgaaGCGGAAGACGAGAGCGACttcgaggtcgaggacgacgacattGTTCAGCGCGAACTCGAGGCTGCCAACTCATACGACCCTGCCCGTGGCGGCGGTTTTTCTTCATCCGATGAcgactccgactccgactccTCAGATTCCGAAGACGAAAAGCCAGAGGTGGAAGACGAGGCTGATGCGGAAACACGACCCGGTATCCGCTTGCGCAAGGATAAGGAGGCTGTTGAGGAAGGCGAGATCACAAACAGAGTTGCCATCGTCAACATTGACTGGGACCATATCAAGTCGATCGATCTATTCGCCCTCTTCTCGAGCTTCGTGCCCCCAGGTGGTCGCATCGAGAAGGTATCTGTCTACCCTAGCGAGTTCGGCAAGCAGAGGATGCAAAGAGAAGAGCTGGAGGGTCCTCCCCAGGAGAtcttcaagaagaagagtgaCTCCGATTCCGACAGTGACTCGGAGGACTCTGATTCGGacgaggccatcaagaaggagcTTCTTGAGGAAGGAGACGACCAGGACTTTGACAGTGACGCCCTTCGCACTTATCAGCTCGACAGGTTACGTTACTACTACGCCGTTATGGTTTGCTCCGACAAGAACACAGCATACAAGATCTACGAGGCGACGGATGGCAACGAgtatctttcttcttccaacttCCTCGACTTGCGATTTGTCCCCGACGATGTCACGTTCGACGACGAACCCAGAGACGAGTGCGACAGCGTCCCTGCGGGGTACAAGCCGGTGGAGTTCGTGACCGATGCTCTCCAGCATTCCAAGGTCAAACTCACCTGGGATACGAACCCCGAAGATTACTCAAGAAAAGAAGCTCTCAAGAAGGCCTTCACCGGTAGCCGCAACGATATCGCCGAGAACGACTTGCGCGCTTACCTTGCGAGCGACAGCtcagacgacgaggaggacgaggaggagaaggagcagtTCGAGGCCGAGGGGGCCGCTGCCGAGGAagcagaagaggaaaagacaCTGTCCAAGAAGGAGCTTGCCAGGCGCAAGATGCGCGCTGCTCTTGGTCTTGCTGACGAGCCCGTGGTAAAGTCCAAGAAGGATACTCCGGTGGGCGAGATGCAAATCACCTTCACGCCAGCACTATCCGCcaacgacaagaagaagggtgaCGAAGATAGGGAGGAGACGACCATCGAGAAGTACAAGCGCAAGGAGCGCgagagaaaggagaggaagcggCAGGAGATGCTTGCTAGGAGGGAAGGTCGCGATCCCAACGCCGCTCCTcagcaggaggaagagcaaggCGACCAAGGCGAAGATCTCGGTTTCGACGATCCATTCTTCACTGCTGAGCCTGTGGTGCCTTCCAAGACGGCGATTCGCAAAGAGGAGAggctcaagaagaaggctgagaGGGAAGCTGAGGAGGCTGCCAACGCCGCCGAGAAGGCACAGCTGGAGCTGCTTATGGCTGATGAAAACGGTGACAGTGGCCGTCTCGATCACTTCGACATGAAGCAGATCGCCAAGGTCGAGAAggtcaagggcaagaagaagggcaagaagggcaagaagggcgTGGAGGGCAACGATGGTCTCCAGGAAGAGTTCGCCATGGACGTCGAGGATCCTCGTTTCAAGGCCGTTTTCGAGAGCCACGAGTTCGCTATTGATCCCTCTAATCCTAAGTTCACGGCTACTCAGGGTATGAAGAAGCTTCTTGAGGAGGGCAGAAAGAAGCGCAAGGATGGACCCAGTGTTACGGAGAAGAGTGAGAAGAGCGCCAAGAAGGTCAAGACTGACGACGCGGATATCGATGGTCTGATCAACTCTGTCAAGAGGAAGGCGAAGGCGAAGGCGAAGAAATGA
- a CDS encoding sedoheptulose-1,7-bisphosphatase: MTTSHSLKAAAPPATPLTAALTTHLASLLPSSSRDSLRTSVLPSLLTSIAATSTALRAAQDVSLAGSSNSFGDDQLNVDVLAEEAIRLCLAQCPSVVTASSEEDPIEKPVQHTGLPFQVVEAEQDRTHGEVYTVAFDPLDGSSIIAPNWTVGTIFSLWDGTSALGASPRDKQIGAVLGVYGPRTTAVVALRFPGEEKGVCFEVGLSDSSEAGKGQEWDLIRPSVSYAPPPFKTRYFAPANLRSTNTHAAYAKLVAHYMAENYTLRYCGGLVPDVVHALVKGHGVYLSPVTETSKAKLRSLYELFPLALVVECCGGRAVDPVSGENILGDKGVEGCDERGGIVCGTAEEVEYAKEVLCG; this comes from the coding sequence ATGACCACCTCCCACAGCCTCAAGGCGGctgcaccaccagcaactcCCCTCACCGCGGCCCTCACCACCCACCttgcctccctcctcccttcctcctccaggGACAGCCTCCGCACCTCCGTCCTTCCCTCGCTCCTCACCTCCATCGCCGCCACCTCCACTGCCCTCCGCGCCGCCCAAGACGTCTCCCTCGCCGGTTCCTCTAACTCCTTTGGCGACGACCAACTCAACGTCGACGTGCTCGCCGAAGAAGCCATCCGGCTCTGTCTCGCCCAATGTCCTTCCGTCGTCACCGCCTCCAGCGAAGAGGACCCCATTGAGAAACCGGTGCAGCACACCGGTCTTCCCTTTCAGGTCGTCGAGGCCGAGCAGGATCGCACCCACGGCGAGGTCTACACGGTCGCGTTTGACCCGCTTGATGGGTCCTCTATTATTGCGCCGAACTGGACTGTCGGAACGATTTTCTCGCTGTGGGATGGCACGTCAGCGCTGGGCGCTAGTCCGAGGGACAAGCAGATCGGGGCGGTGTTGGGTGTTTATGGACCGAGAACCACAGCGGTTGTTGCGTTGAGATTCCcaggggaggagaagggcgTTTGTTTTGAGGTGGGGTTGTCGGATTCAAGCGAGGCAGGGAAAGGGCAAGAATGGGATCTCATCCGCCCCTCTGTCTCTTacgcgccgccgcctttcAAAACGCGGTATTTCGCCCCGGCGAACTTGCGCTCGACCAACACGCACGCGGCTTATGCCAAGCTGGTGGCGCATTACATGGCGGAGAACTACACGCTGAGATACTGCGGCGGACTCGTACCGGATGTAGTGCACGCGCTGGTTAAAGGGCATGGAGTGTATCTGAGCCCAGTGACGGAGACGAGCAAGGCTAAGTTGAGGAGTCTGTATGAGCTGTTCCCGCTGGCGCTGGTGGTGGAGTGCTGCGGTGGACGGGCGGTAGATCCGGTGAGCGGGGAGAATATCTTGGGGGATAAGGGAGTGGAGGGGTGTGATGAGCGTGGTGGTATTGTGTGCGGAAcagcggaggaggttgaatATGCTAAGGAGGTGCTGTGCGGTTAA